The Acidobacteriota bacterium genome segment CTCCCGGCGTCGATGCGACCGAAGGTATGAGCCAGGTCTCGGTTGTGCCGGCCGAGGCTCCCAAATTCCTTCCGAACAGGTATTCGACCCCGATGCCGAGTGGATCGAGCCAGTCCGACAGGCGCGTTTCGGGACTGCCCTCTCCCGTCCACTGGCTGTGCAGCCGCGCGTACCAGTCGGGCTGGTTATTGCCGCACGCGGCGTAGCCGCCGCTCAGGTCGCCGATGCACAGGCCGGAGGCTTCATCGAAGAGGCACGCGCCCGAGGACCCTTCCTCGGTGGTGCCGACGTCCCAATCGTGAATTCTCCAGTGTCGCCCGTCGCCCGGAGAGGTCGAACCGCCGATGGTCGTGATTGCCGGCGGGTCGTTGTCGAAGCTGATGGATTTCTGATCGCCTGCGGGGTGGTGGATGGTGACAGTGCTGTCGGGGATGACACCGCTCCTGTCCCACCCGGAGTAGAAGACGTTGAAGGCGTCGTCTGGAACCTCGTCCAGCTCGAGCAACGCGAAATCGTATTGAAAATCGTTCTCCGAGTCGAATGAATGTGCGATCAGAGTGGCGCCGCTCTGGTTCTGATCGAGGCTGCCCCCGGACCATTCCTCGCAGGTTGCAGTCTGGTAATTCCAGTACGCCACGACCGTTGAGGCTTCGGTATCGGTCTCAACGCAGTGACCGGCCGTGTAGAAGTAGGGCGTGTCGTCCTCGGAGGTGTTGTTGATCAGCTGACCCGTGCAGAGGTACGAGCCCGTCCCGTCGGAAAAGGTGTAGCGTGCGACCGAACGTATCTGGTCCGCGAACCGGTTGCCCAGGGAACAGACCACGTTGATGTTGCAGCTCCCACGCTTCTCCGGAAAGCTATCTCCCGCGCGTTCGCCAAACTCCCGGTAACCGTG includes the following:
- a CDS encoding lysyl endopeptidase: MNLRRALRFPSAMLIAAVMVLAGPPAVHAAGASRIPRSALPDVRSLDAIERRGMPPVDVQRLLAEDAVLRQSNVPAPTRYAINHTVALTTDASGTWETLDDGSRLWRLRLSSPGALSLSLGMEQFDLPAGATFWVHAPDGSGVQGPYTAEDRNAFGGLWTAVVLGDEIVAELHSPVESPVDLRISSVSHGYREFGERAGDSFPEKRGSCNINVVCSLGNRFADQIRSVARYTFSDGTGSYLCTGQLINNTSEDDTPYFYTAGHCVETDTEASTVVAYWNYQTATCEEWSGGSLDQNQSGATLIAHSFDSENDFQYDFALLELDEVPDDAFNVFYSGWDRSGVIPDSTVTIHHPAGDQKSISFDNDPPAITTIGGSTSPGDGRHWRIHDWDVGTTEEGSSGACLFDEASGLCIGDLSGGYAACGNNQPDWYARLHSQWTGEGSPETRLSDWLDPLGIGVEYLFGRNLGASAGTTETWLIPSVASTPG